A single region of the Methanococcoides sp. AM1 genome encodes:
- a CDS encoding YwbE family protein has protein sequence MSAGNTRANIKIGAKVGIVLKKDQRSGKITQGIVKRILTKSSTHPHGIKVQLEDGQVGRVKEILS, from the coding sequence ATGAGTGCAGGTAACACCAGAGCAAATATCAAAATCGGAGCAAAAGTAGGGATCGTCTTAAAGAAAGACCAACGATCAGGCAAGATAACTCAAGGTATTGTCAAGAGGATCCTAACTAAATCTTCTACCCATCCCCACGGAATAAAAGTCCAGCTGGAAGATGGTCAGGTTGGAAGAGTAAAAGAAATACTATCATAA